The sequence CCAGAGCTCTAAACATATCCAGGCCTGACTATCTTTCTTATTCCCCACATGTACTCCTGTGGAGAGGAGACAGACCAGCAGAATCCTAATCTAGGATCTAACTCCTCTTTATAGTAACGACCCAGGCCTCTGCACATTTACTCAAAAGTGTAAGTAATGTAAACTTttgttcaatggagcttactctaaAATAAAAGTGTctgtaggactgcagccttaatgCCCAATTCATTCAACTCAGCAGGCTCATTGCCATGTTATTCTCCAGAAGAAGTTTGAAAActtgtaacacaacatcacagcAAAATCTAGAGATGTTATTGACTGTCCAAATTTCCTGTATCAACAGTATTGATGTTCCACTGTTTTGTCGTTCTTTTCTTCACTAATGCACTTTCTAAGTTAAAAATTAAAGCATGGAAAGCATTGCACATTCCAAAGCTCacttaaggagaaaaaaaatccgtTGCTTCAGACAAAATCAATGGCGGAGCAGAATATTACTGAGGCCTAaagaaaaacaattaaataatGCACAAGGcataaacaaacattttaaaatcccAGTGACAGATTCTGTGAATAGAGTACTGACTGTCTGAAACAGCACAAATATTACCTAACAATTTACAAATATGTCAAAACTTGTATCAGGTAGGCTACCTACCTAAAtcgttttaggtaggtagccatgttggtctacagtagaacagcagaatctgagggccaagctacaagtgatgaatgacacttgaacagcaagtggacagggagaaatacacttgccgttcaagtgccattcgtcacttgtagcttggccctgagtcccttGGCTCCTTagaaaccagcaagattttcagtgtataagctatcaaaagtcaaagctccctccttcagatacAGGGcctgtacctgaagaagggagctttgaatctcaaaagcttatacactgaaaatcttgctggtctttaaggtgccgtggGACTCAAATCCAGCATCTAACTAGTGCTGTTGATGGACGACATTTTCTCCCAGTTTCTGCTGTTTGCCAATTAAGTCTAAAAAGCAAATCAACGCAGAGTGGCCTTTGAAGGCAAGCAGAAGGTGCTGCTGGCAATTTCAGTTAATTGCAGGGCCGGCCTTACTATAGGATAACATGAAATaacttctttccccctccctttagcTTTTGCCTTCACTTTCTGTGTGCCATTAAAAATAAGCAGGTGCCTTTCTGACTTTTTTCTTCAGGTGTGAAACTGTCAAGGATAAAACATTAGTGAAAATGAGAGAGCTTGGGGAGGGTCAGCAAAGGTAAAGTTGGGTGATTTCCCACACTGCCTTTTACTAATTTGTAGCAGACCCTAAAAAGGAAGCAAAGATAAAAAACTAGTTAGTTTCTACAGAAAGAAGACTTGATCCCATTATTTGGTTTTAGTTTCATTTTGATGATAAGAGAAGTCCAAGCTGCCTTTTTCTAATTGGTTGGCCCTTCCTTTGCATCTGTAATATGTCTCTTACTGGTGCATTAACTTTCCTAAAAGGCAAAGAGGTAGTGGTTGTGAATGCAATAATTGCCATCCTGACTATTGGTGGACAGCAACTCTTTTCTCTCTTTACTTTCTGCTGTCCCTGCCAGGTTATGCATAACCTTTACTATGGGCTGGCTTTCCTAGGAGTGCCTGCTTTAATCCTTCTGATACTTGGCTATGCTTTGAATGACCAGACTTGGAGACTGGTTGCTGGAGAAAAGGTCTCAGCCGCTAGACACAGTACTCGTAACCACCTTCTGCAGTGCAAGCTTGTGTCTTTTGTCTTCTGCAGCATCACAGGGAGAGCTCTGGTGGCTCCTGTAACGTGGCTTGCAGTAGCACTGTTGAATGGATCCTACTACATATGTGCAATGAGTGAATTTGCTTCAGTTGATCGCTATGGGATCTTCAAAAACACAAGCTTTGCTGAGCGCAAGCAAATCCTTGCTGCATTTCCCTGTAAGCAGTTGGTTCCTTCACATCTAAGAACAGTGAAAGAGGAAGTGATCCTCCTGCTTCAGTATCAGTCACAAGTAAGTAAATGCTGGGTTCCTAAAGGATGgtctgaagtagggttgccagctttcaaatgagtcctggaattacaactgctctccagactacagagatcagttgtcctggagaaaatggcagctctgaaggGTGCCCTCTAAggaatcacatccctgctgatccTCCCAACCAACCAAACTCTACTATTTCTAGTAGTACTACCTGGCACCAAATGCCTAGGGATTttcaaacccagagttggcaacactagtcTGAAAGAACATGGCTTAATCACAGGCTTCTACTTGGTAAGTAGATTGATAGACTGTATAAAAGCCctgtgtaaactgctttgaagaaTGGAAAGCAAGATATGTGCAATACAAGAATACTGTCTTAATGGAAAGAGCTGGTTAGTAGTCCGGGCTGCCTGTGAAggttcaagccctgctctctgtagTAATCAGACATTGTGCGTTTTCTGAGGTGGTGCCTTGCAATTGggatgctttccctgctgagggTCACTTgatacctgtttttttttttagttttttttttacacatttatattctgctctccccgcaagcctTATGTGAAAACAGCACTTATTTTTCCAAGCTTTTCACTACGGGTTCTGCTTCCAGTCTAAGGACTATTTTATGAACATCCTTTGGGGATTTGTTTTTAATGACTTGTTATAccctggtttgtttttaatggctgtttattaataataatatttatgctGGTACTCTTATGATTGTattgttttactttgtgagctttATCAAGTAggtttctggagaggtggcatatacagTTTTAAAACAGAATTATAATGGATTTAGTGAGA is a genomic window of Eublepharis macularius isolate TG4126 chromosome 1, MPM_Emac_v1.0, whole genome shotgun sequence containing:
- the CALHM4 gene encoding calcium homeostasis modulator protein 4, encoding MSLTGALTFLKGKEVVVVNAIIAILTIGGQQLFSLFTFCCPCQVMHNLYYGLAFLGVPALILLILGYALNDQTWRLVAGEKVSAARHSTRNHLLQCKLVSFVFCSITGRALVAPVTWLAVALLNGSYYICAMSEFASVDRYGIFKNTSFAERKQILAAFPCKQLVPSHLRTVKEEVILLLQYQSQVVGWLLIAVVAITVFVSCCLARCLSPLSLLHLQYWNRYIHNEQMLFEQAANQHSKIYAKHHIKKFFGFFPGSEDVSEIRIPSCADWKSISGLDLLTIVDEQHYDYSLLHDWAVEDSVDGKYLKILDKPNSDLETEF